CGCCTCGGCCTGCGGGACCGTCATGTCGACCATCTTCTGGCGCAGGTCGTCGTTGGTGTCGCGCTTGATCCCCCACGCCATCGACTGCGCTGTGTTGGGCGACTGGTCGTCGGGCGGCCCGAACATCATGAGCGCCGGCCACCAGAAGCGGTCGACCGACTCCTGGACCATCGCGCGCTGCTCGTCCGTCCCGCGCATCATCGTCATCAGCAGCTCGTAGCCCTGCCGCTGATGGAACGACTCCTCCTTGCAGATCCGGATCATCGCCCGGCCGTACGGCCCGTACGAGGTGCGGCACAGCGGCACCTGGTTGCAGATCGCCGCACCGTCGACGAGCCAGCCGATCGTGCCGACGTCGGCGTAGGTCAGCGTGGGGTAGTTGAAGATCGAGGAGTACTTCTGCCTGCCGGTGAGGAGGAGGTCGGTCAGCTCGGCCCGGGAGACGCCGAGGGTCTCGCACGCCGAGTAGAGGTACAGGCCGTGACCTGCTTCGTCCTGCACCTTCGCGAGCAGGATCGCCTTGCGGCGCAGCGACGGCGCCCGGGTGATCCAGCTGCCCTCCGGCTGCATCCCGATGATCTCGGAGTGGGCGTGCTGAGCGACCTGGCGGACGAGCGTCCTGCGATAGCGCTCGGGCATCCAGTCGCGCGGCTCGATGCGGTCGTTGTGCGCGATCGTCTGTTCGAACTGCGCGAGCAGCTCGTCATCCGCCGGGTGTCCGGCGTCGATGTGCGGTGCGGCGGTCATCGCGCCTCCTGGAAGCTGGTTCTTCCCCGTCACGCGGCAATTACTAACCTATCGGTCAGTAAATCAATCCTGAGCCGATCTGCCTAGTCCGACCCACCTCAGCTGGCGACGCTCTGCGTCGAGCGGGCGAGGACGTCGTCGGCCAGCCGGCGGGCGGCCAGGTCCGTGCTCGTGCGCTCGGTGCGCGCACGCTCGAAGACCTCGGCGAGGGTCCGTCCGATGCGCTCGACGTGGAGGGAGACCTCGTCAGCCGTCCAGCCGAGCACCTCGCGCCCCACCAGATGGATGCCGCCTCCGCTGTTGATGACGAAGTCGGGAGCCAGGACGATCCCGCGCGAGGCGAGGACGTCGGCGGCGGCGTCGTCGGCCAGGACGTTGTTCGCCGACCCGGCGACGACACGGGTCTCGAGGGTGCTCGCGACGCGACGGTCGATCACCCCTCCGGTCGCGCACGGGACGAACACGTCGCAGGCGGTGGAGACGACGTCGTCGACGGCGACGATCTCGGCGTCGAGCTCGGTCCTCGCGACCTCGCAGCGCAGCGGGTCGATGTCCGACGCGATCAGCCTCGCGCCGTCCGCCGCGACCCGCCGGGCGACGTCCATGCCGACAGCACCCAGACCCTGCACCAGGACACGTCGGCCCGCCAGGTCGCTGATGCCCACCTCGCGCGCTGACTCGCGGATCCCGACATAGACGCCGTGGGCCGTCTCGGGAGCGCTGGAGCCCGGACCTCCCGCAGCCTCCGAGCGTCCGAAGGCGTAGCCGCCGCTCAACCCGTGCAGCACGTCCATGTCAGCAGACGACGTCCCGACGTCAGGGCCCGTCCAGTAGCTCCCGTTGAGCGTCGCGAGAGTCTCGGCGTGGAGCACGAGGATGCGGTGCCAATCGGCTTCCCCGATCTCTCGCCGGTCCCGCGGCAGCGCGATCACCGACTTGCCGCCCCCCATCGGAAGGCCGGCGACAGCCATCTTGTGGGTCATCGAGCTCGCGAGCCGTGTCGCGTCCCCGACGGCGAGCTCCCGAGACGGGTACGCCATCGCACGCGTCCCTCCCGTCGCGGGGCCCAGCTGACGCGAGTGGATCGCAACGGTGAGGAAAGCCCCTGTCTCTGCGTCGTAGCGGGAGCAGCACACGCGGCCGTCCCAGTGCTCGATCACCGTCTCCATACCCATGGCGCGACTCCTCTCGAACTTCACGTCTCCTCAAATCGTGACGTGTGTCACTATCTGTCCGCTACAGTCAGGCGAACTTCGAGAAGGCATCCAGCAAATCGCCCAGATTTCTTGCCGTTCATCCAGGCAAGGCGGTGCCGACGCGATGAAGGGAGACACATGGCCGGGACAGCGCTGGACGAGGTCGACCAGCGGATCCTGCACGAGCTCGAGCGCGACGGACGCATGTCGATGCGCCAGCTCGCCGAGACGGTCCACATCTCACGGGCCAATGCGTACTCACGGGTCGAACGCCTCCGCGAGCGAGGGGTGATCACGGGCTTCTCCGCCCGCATCGATCCCAACGCGCGCGGGCTCGGGACCTCGGCGTACGTGACCCTCAACCTGCGTCAGTCCGAGTGGCTCGCGATCCGCCCGCGGCTCGCAGCGCTGCCCGGCGTCGAGCACATCGCGCTGCTCGGCGGCGAGTTCGACGCACTCCTGCTCGTCCGCGCGGAGGACAACGCAGGACTGCGACGCCTCGTGATGGAGCAGATCCAGGGCATCCCCGACGTCCTCGGCACGCGGACCTTCCTCGTGTTCGAGGAGGCGTGGCCGGAGCACGACCGCGCGGTGGCCGCTCCCCCGGCGGAGTGATCGATTCCCCTGGCCGGATCAGTCATCTCTGCCACCATGTCGGACGTGAGGAGCGATCCGTGACACCGGCGCCGGCACCCGCCACGTCCGAGCCCGAACGGACCTCCGCCCGCCGCGCCGAGCGCGGGATCGCGCTGGTCGCCTCGGCGATGCGGGGCGTCGTCCTGCTCCAGATCGTCGTCAGCGCCGCCTCCGGCGTCCGTCTGTCCCACCACCCCGGCGCGTACGCCGCCCTGACCGGGGCGGTGGTCGTCGTGTCGGTCGCGCTCATCGGCCAGAGCCTCCTCACGGGGTCGGTACGCGCGGGAGCGTGGCACGTTCCGGACATCGCACTGGCCTGGGTGGCCATCCCCGCGATGAACCTGCTGCTGCCGGCATCCCACGTCGTCGGCACGTGGGAGTCGTGGGCGCCCGGCTATGCGATCAACGTGGCGGCGTTGGCCGCGACCTGGCTGCGCCCCGCGGTGGCGGTCGTGCACGCCACCGCACTCGGTGCGTGGCTGATCGCCTGGACGTCCGCGGCCGACGTCGCGTCCTGGGAGACGAGCCTCAACAACGCGCTGACCATCCCCGGGTACGCCATCGTCGTCGCGCTGCTCGTCTACTACCTCCGGGCGCTCTCTGCCGCTGCCGACCAGTCACGCGACGACGCGATCTCCGCCACCCGCGCTCTCGAGCTCCAGCGCTACCAGCTCACGGTCCACGACGCGTCGAGCATCCTGCGCCTGCTCTCCGACGAGGAGACGCCCGCCGAGGTGCTACCGGGCCTACGGCTGCAGGCCGTCCGGGAAGCACGACGCCTGCGGACCTACCTCGGCAGTCAAGCCCAGCGGTCGCCGGACGGCTCGCAGCGCACGATCGGCGCGATGCTGTCCGCAGCCCTGGAGGGGTTCGACGACCTCCCGCTCGAGCTGGCCGTGGAGCTGGGTTCCCACGTCGAGCTCAGCGAGGAGGTGTGGGAGGCGACCTGCGGTGCCGTCACGACGGTCCTGCACAACGTACGGCTCCATGCCGCCGCGCACCAGGTCGTCGTCCATGCCGACACCGACGGCACGACCTGGGAGGTTGTCGTGTCCGACGACGGGATCGGCTTCGACCAGGGCAGCCAGCCCCTCGGGTTCGGACTCGACACCCAGGTGCGTGAGGCGTTGGCGGGACACGGGATCTCGGCCGAGATCCGCTCCTCGCCCGGGCGCGGCACGTCCGTCACCATCGTCGGACCGGTGACCACCCGAGAGGACTCGCTGTGACCGACCCGTCCGGAGAGGAGGCTCGCCCGAGGGTCGTCGTCATCGACGACAGCACCGTGATCCGCGGCGGCTTCGCCACCGTCCACCCCGGCCTCGAGGTCATGGCGACGTACGCGAGCGTCGAGGAGTTCGAGGCCTCGCCGGTGGCCTGCGACGTCGTCGTCCTCGACCTGCTGCTGCGCGGACCCCAGGGCGTGTCGTCGTCGACCAAGCAGGGACGCGCCGCGATCCGTGCACTGCGCGACCTCGGGCATCCCGTCTGCCTCTACACCGACGAGCGGCGGGCGATCGTGCTCGCGCTGTGCCTGCGGGCGGGCGCGAACGGTGTCGTCCACAAGTCGGATCCGCCGGAGGTCGCGGTGCGAGCCGTCGACGGAATCCGCCTGGGGCAGGTGGCGATCACGCAGTCCCTCGTCGGGCTCACCGAGCTGCTCGACCGGCGGGGGGCCTCGCTCGACCTCAGCCCGCGGCAGCGGCAGGTCATCTCGGCCCGAGCCCGTGGGCGGCACTGGGGTGACATCGCGGCCACGCTGTTCATCAGCGAGGACACCGCGCGGGAGCACTACCGGGCAGCGTGCCTCAAGCTGCGGGACTACCTGCAGCACGCCAGCCCTGGGGACATCGAGCGAGCGGTGGGGACCGCACCGGGAGACGTGCTCGACGAGGAGTGAGCCGACCCCCCGTTTCCGGGGGTTACCTCCGTACGCGATCGCCGCGAAGGTGATCACGACCGGCCCACACGGATGTGGGCCTTCGGGGAAGGAAGTCGACATGTTCGGATCGAGCATCATCCGCCGGGCCCTCATCGGCGCTGCGACGGCGACGGTGGCGGCGAGCGGCATCGTGGTCGCCACCGCACCGGCAGCGAACGCGGTCACGTGCCGCGCGTACACCTTCATCGGCGTACGCGGGACCGCCGACGGGGTCAAGGCCTCGATGGGTGACCGCCTGCCCACTGCGCTGAGCGCCTTCCGGGCGAAGAAGGGCACGGCGAACGTCACGAGCGACTACGTCTCGTACCCGGCATCGTTCGACTACCTCTACTCGATGGGTCAGGGCCGCACGGCGCTGAAGGCCAAGATCAACAGCTACGTCTCCGGGTGCCCGTCGACGAAGATCGCTCTCTTCGGCTACTCGCAGGGCGCGCACGTCGTCGGAGACGTGGTCGTGGGCCTGTCGAGCACCCAGCGCGCACGCCTTCAGGGAATCGGCCTGATCGGTGACCCGATGTTCAACCCGGCCTTGCGCGGGAAGGTCTCCAAGAACGGCTCGACCCGCGGCGGCGTGTGGGGGAAGCGCGCATCGTGGCCGACCGGCGTCTTCGTCTACAACGTCTGCAACACCGGAGACCTGATCTGCGCCAACGACGGCACCAACGCCGTGACGAGTGCCAGCGTCGCGCCGCACCAGAAGTACACGACCACGACGTACTCGCCGGTCAGCACGTCGGGTGCGTACGCGATCGGATCGCACGTGGCCACGCGCTCCTGACTCACACGAAACCCCCGACGAGGGCCAGGCATCATGGTGATGCCTGGCACCTACGTCGTTCGGGCTAGACTGAGCCGACACTGATGCGCATCACGAAACGAGTTGCATCATGCGCAACCCGGCCGTTCGCCGTACGTTGGTCCGCCTGCTCGAGCACGCGCGCTTCGAGGTGCTGCCCACCCCGTCGACCGAGGCGAAGGTCGTCGAGCACGTGCCGCTCGAGATCCCCGTCACGGTGACTGCTTCGCCGACCAAGGGGCTGCAGGCGACCCTGGAGCTGGCCGAGCGCCTGGCTGTGCGCGGCTACACGACCGTCCCCCACCTCGCGGCGCGGATGGTGAGCGGTCGCGCGGAGCTCGTCGAGATCTGCGAGCGCCTGAGGTCGGCCGGGATCACCCGGGTCTTCGTCCCCGGCGGCGACGCCGATCCGACCGGCGACTACCCGGACGCGCTCGCGCTGCTCGAGGACCTCGCGGGCCTGGGCCACCCGTTCGAGCAGGTCGGCATCACCGGCTATCCCGAGTCCCACCCGACGATCCACGACGACCTCACCGTGCAGGCCATGTGGGACAAGCGCCGGTACGCGACGCACGTGGTGAGCAACCTCAGCTTCGACCCCGCAGTGATCCGGGTCTGGATCCAGCGGATGCGCAGCCGCGGCGTCACGATGCCCCTGCTGCTGGGGATGCCCGGTCCGGTCGACCGCACCAAGCTGCTCTCCATGGCGACCAAGATCGGCGTCGGCGAGTCCACGCGTTTCCTGGCCAAGAACAAGGGCACGTTCGCCCGGCTTGCCGCGCCGGGCGGGTTCACCGGTGAGCGTTTCCTCCTCAAGTGCGCTCCCACGCTGAGCGAGCCGACGTCCCTGGTCGAGGGCCTGCACGTCTTCACGTTCAACCAGATCGCGGAGACCGAGGCGTGGCGGCGCGACCTGCTCGATCGCCTCCACCAGTGACGCCGCCCGCCGGCGGGTGGTCAGCGCAGCAGGTCGGCCAGCGAGGCCTCGAGCCGCGCGTCGCCCGTCTCGACGATGCGGAGCGGCAGGCCGATCTTGTCCGCGGCGCGCGCGGCGAGGGCACGCAGCTCGTCGTCGGGTTCCTGGGCCAGCCAGATCACGCGCGAGTACTGACCGAAGTAGGCGTCGCGCAGCTCCGGCCACCGGTCGAGCCCGAGCTCGCGCTCCACCGTGCGCGCGAACGAGCGTACGAGGAAGTCGGTGAGCAGGTAGGTGCCCGGCTGCTCCTCGAAGAACCGCTCGAGCCGGTCGGGGCCCGCGTACACGTCGTAGCAGTGCAGTCCCGGCAACCGCGCCAGCCCGAGCTCGTCGCACACGGCGTCGAGGGCGCCGTACGTCCCGCAGTCGGCGTAGCCCACGGCCACCCGCGGGTACGTGTCGCGCAGCCGCTCGGCGAGAGCACGGACCTCGGCCGCGATCAGCTGGGGCTGGTTGTGCAGCAGCGGCGGCAGCGGATGCACGTCGACCGGCCAACCGCGGCGAGCGACGATCGCGGCACACGGCTGCGCGATCGCGCCGCAGGCGATGAGCGCCGTCCTCGGTCCGGGCTCCGCCGTCCTAGAAGGAGAGCTGGTCGACGAACTTGTCGTTGAAGTCGGCGCGGTCGGAGAGCTCGACATACGTCACCTCCTTGAGCAGCGTCCGCGCGCCCTCCCGTTCACGTGTCGAGAGGAGCGCCATCTTGGCTCCCTCGCCGGCGACGTTGCCGGCGGCGACGATCCTCAGCACCGGGAGCTTCGGGACGAGACCGATCCGAACCGCGGAGGCGGCCGAGAGGTAGCTGCCGAACGAGCCGGCGAGCAGCACCTGCTGGACGTCGCGGTGCTCGATCCCCAGCTCTTCGAGCAGGAGCGACCAGCCCGTCGAGATCGCCGCCTTGGCGAACTGCAGCTCGCGGACGTCGCGCTGCGAGAGCACCACGCTCTCCTCCGGAGGGGCGCCGGGCGTCGGCCGGTGCAGGACGAACACCCGCTCCTGCCCGACCTGGGTGAGCCGGTCGGCGAGCGCCGGCGCGACCTCCTTGGCGACCTCGGCGGCGACGAACCGTCCGCTCGCGTCGAGGAGCCCCACCCTGACCAGCTCGGCGACCACGTCGACGAGCCCGGACCCGCACAGTCCCCGCGGCTCGACGTCTCCGATGACCCCGAGCTCGACGGTCTCCCCCAGCTTGACGACCTCGATCGCCCCGTCGGCGGCACGCATGCCGCAGCGGATCGCCCCACCCTCGAACGCGGGGCCGGCCGGCGCTGCCGTCGCGAGGATGCGGTCACCGTCGCTCACCACGATCTCGCAGTTGGTCCCGACGTCGATGAACAGGCGCGTGCGCTTGTCACGGTCCATGCCGGTGGCCAGCATCCCCGCGACGATGTCGCCTCCGACGTAGGCGCCGAGCGCGGGGAAGACGGTCACGCGGGCCCGGGGGTGCAACGACAGACCGAGCTCGGAGGCCGGCAGGTCGGGGGGCTGCGCGGTGGACATCACGAACGGCGCCATGCCCAGCGGCTCGGGATCGACGCCCAGGGCGAGTGC
Above is a genomic segment from Mumia sp. Pv4-285 containing:
- the paaA gene encoding 1,2-phenylacetyl-CoA epoxidase subunit PaaA; protein product: MTAAPHIDAGHPADDELLAQFEQTIAHNDRIEPRDWMPERYRRTLVRQVAQHAHSEIIGMQPEGSWITRAPSLRRKAILLAKVQDEAGHGLYLYSACETLGVSRAELTDLLLTGRQKYSSIFNYPTLTYADVGTIGWLVDGAAICNQVPLCRTSYGPYGRAMIRICKEESFHQRQGYELLMTMMRGTDEQRAMVQESVDRFWWPALMMFGPPDDQSPNTAQSMAWGIKRDTNDDLRQKMVDMTVPQAEALGVTLPDPALQWNEERGHYDFSQPDWDEFADVIGGNGPCNVQRIAHRRRAHDDGAWVREAATAFAEREEEHA
- a CDS encoding Glu/Leu/Phe/Val dehydrogenase family protein; amino-acid sequence: MGMETVIEHWDGRVCCSRYDAETGAFLTVAIHSRQLGPATGGTRAMAYPSRELAVGDATRLASSMTHKMAVAGLPMGGGKSVIALPRDRREIGEADWHRILVLHAETLATLNGSYWTGPDVGTSSADMDVLHGLSGGYAFGRSEAAGGPGSSAPETAHGVYVGIRESAREVGISDLAGRRVLVQGLGAVGMDVARRVAADGARLIASDIDPLRCEVARTELDAEIVAVDDVVSTACDVFVPCATGGVIDRRVASTLETRVVAGSANNVLADDAAADVLASRGIVLAPDFVINSGGGIHLVGREVLGWTADEVSLHVERIGRTLAEVFERARTERTSTDLAARRLADDVLARSTQSVAS
- a CDS encoding Lrp/AsnC family transcriptional regulator, producing MAGTALDEVDQRILHELERDGRMSMRQLAETVHISRANAYSRVERLRERGVITGFSARIDPNARGLGTSAYVTLNLRQSEWLAIRPRLAALPGVEHIALLGGEFDALLLVRAEDNAGLRRLVMEQIQGIPDVLGTRTFLVFEEAWPEHDRAVAAPPAE
- a CDS encoding cutinase family protein, which gives rise to MFGSSIIRRALIGAATATVAASGIVVATAPAANAVTCRAYTFIGVRGTADGVKASMGDRLPTALSAFRAKKGTANVTSDYVSYPASFDYLYSMGQGRTALKAKINSYVSGCPSTKIALFGYSQGAHVVGDVVVGLSSTQRARLQGIGLIGDPMFNPALRGKVSKNGSTRGGVWGKRASWPTGVFVYNVCNTGDLICANDGTNAVTSASVAPHQKYTTTTYSPVSTSGAYAIGSHVATRS
- a CDS encoding methylenetetrahydrofolate reductase, which gives rise to MRNPAVRRTLVRLLEHARFEVLPTPSTEAKVVEHVPLEIPVTVTASPTKGLQATLELAERLAVRGYTTVPHLAARMVSGRAELVEICERLRSAGITRVFVPGGDADPTGDYPDALALLEDLAGLGHPFEQVGITGYPESHPTIHDDLTVQAMWDKRRYATHVVSNLSFDPAVIRVWIQRMRSRGVTMPLLLGMPGPVDRTKLLSMATKIGVGESTRFLAKNKGTFARLAAPGGFTGERFLLKCAPTLSEPTSLVEGLHVFTFNQIAETEAWRRDLLDRLHQ
- a CDS encoding DUF1638 domain-containing protein, with protein sequence MHPLPPLLHNQPQLIAAEVRALAERLRDTYPRVAVGYADCGTYGALDAVCDELGLARLPGLHCYDVYAGPDRLERFFEEQPGTYLLTDFLVRSFARTVERELGLDRWPELRDAYFGQYSRVIWLAQEPDDELRALAARAADKIGLPLRIVETGDARLEASLADLLR
- a CDS encoding ASKHA domain-containing protein, whose protein sequence is MTESPQTVLDGAGDEGPAHDGTGRVELSFTVRDADPDRTTARQVRVPPGVTVFDAASWNGIAIDSTCGGHGTCHKCKVRIDGPSPVTRHDVRTFTREQLDDGWRLACLVNTTRDVAVDVPPLTTRPKAATVGVGRQVILRPAVQKRYVELDEPTLADQRTDLARLLDAIDDLEPVPDLHVLRRLPTVLRSADFKVTAVVVDEALVDVEPGDTTKTQHALAIDLGTTTVVATLLDVTTGTPVAVASMLNRQQPFGGDVITRISATMMDPDALGRLRTAACETLSTLATQVCAEGGVDPATVYEVALAGNATMTALALGVDPEPLGMAPFVMSTAQPPDLPASELGLSLHPRARVTVFPALGAYVGGDIVAGMLATGMDRDKRTRLFIDVGTNCEIVVSDGDRILATAAPAGPAFEGGAIRCGMRAADGAIEVVKLGETVELGVIGDVEPRGLCGSGLVDVVAELVRVGLLDASGRFVAAEVAKEVAPALADRLTQVGQERVFVLHRPTPGAPPEESVVLSQRDVRELQFAKAAISTGWSLLLEELGIEHRDVQQVLLAGSFGSYLSAASAVRIGLVPKLPVLRIVAAGNVAGEGAKMALLSTREREGARTLLKEVTYVELSDRADFNDKFVDQLSF